The stretch of DNA ATCGAGGGTACTTGGACTAATATTGGAGATGAAATTAAAAAGCTACCTCAAGTACATTCAGATGTTTGGGATATTTTTAAAACAATAAAAAATAAATATGACGAACCTGCCTATGAGGAATTATTAAATGATGAAGAACTAAGACATAATTTTTATGAAAAAGTTTCCATCTTTTCAAGAATTTTAAAAATGGCTTTGTCTAGTTTTGAATTTGCAACCAAAACAGACGAAAAAGTTATAGAAAAATACAAAAAGGATGCAAAATTCTTTTTAGCATTGCGTATAGCCGTAAAAAGAAGATATTCCGATGATTTAGATTATGCCGAATACGAACCACAAGTTCAAAAGCTTATTGACAAGCATATTACTACGGAAGGCGAAGTTTTAAGAATTACAGATCAAGTCAACATTTTTGACAAACAAAAAGAGAAGAAGAAGTTGAAAAACTAAGTAGTAAAGCTGCTAAAGCCGATCATATTGCCAGTAGAACTATTCGTGCTATCAATGTAAAAATGAACGAAGACCCTGTTTTTTATAAAAAATTATCAAAACTAATTAAGGAAGCAATTGAAGAATATCATCAACAACGTATTGATGAAACAGAATATTTGAAAAAAGCCAAAGAATTTGAAGAAACATTCTTAAAAGGGCAAACGGAAAATATTCCTGAGATAATAAAGAACAATCCAACAGGAATAGCAATCTTCAATTTAATAGGTGAGGTTTTTGTTAATGAGTTGAAAAACAATGACGATTTGCCAGCTAAAATGGCAAAAGAAATAGATGAGATTTTAAAAAATATCGTTTTTGATAATGGTATTTTACGTATAGATTGGCAAAAAGACCAAAATATAGAAAGTGAAATATTGAGAAGCATTGACGATTATTTCTTTGAGGCCAAAATTCGCTTTGGTATTGATTTTACGTTTGAAAAAATAGACCAAATGGTAGAAGAAGTATTGAAAATGGCTAAAACTAAATTCGTATGATAACAATGTCGGAACATTCTATAAATTACGGGTCAAAATCAATCAAATTTCATTTAGATTTTTCAGACAGAAAAACATTAGGTATTAAAGTTCATCCTGATAATTCGGTACATGTTGCAGCTCCTTTCGATTCAGAAATGGATAAGATAGAAGCTAAAGTAAAGCAAAAAGCTCGTTGGATTATAAAGCAGCAAAATGAATTTTTATCTTATCTACCTAAGTTAGCAGAAAGAAAATTTATAAATGGAGAAACACACTTGTATTTGGGGAGACAATATCTTCTAGAAATAAATCCAAGCAAAAAAAATGAAGTTAAAATTTCAAGAAATAAGCTAATTGTAAACCATATTGTTAAAAGTAAACCTGAAAGTGTATTGGAAAAATGGTATATAGAAAAAGCAGAACAACATTTTAAAAAATTGATTCATGAGGTATTGCCCTTATTTAATAA from Flavobacterium haoranii encodes:
- a CDS encoding M48 family metallopeptidase yields the protein MSEHSINYGSKSIKFHLDFSDRKTLGIKVHPDNSVHVAAPFDSEMDKIEAKVKQKARWIIKQQNEFLSYLPKLAERKFINGETHLYLGRQYLLEINPSKKNEVKISRNKLIVNHIVKSKPESVLEKWYIEKAEQHFKKLIHEVLPLFNKYQVSTPTIQIKKMKKRWGSCSANGNIILNLELIKASKGSIEYVIIHELCHLIHHNHTKAFYELLDSIMPDWKKWKNKLEQQL